Proteins encoded together in one Amblyomma americanum isolate KBUSLIRL-KWMA chromosome 1, ASM5285725v1, whole genome shotgun sequence window:
- the LOC144095244 gene encoding uncharacterized protein LOC144095244, whose translation MPCAFQDLVFLLQEHVVLVFKILQLHYDDPHKVRFEDRRRRHLNRRLTATMKRLSGVHVLNHEHRFLDASGEPMLSLFAADRGIDQMSKIIVAALVKIYGPGIASASRARPGEVYVVHRCRRCGAKGHKTDHCWAYCSPRRHAAAGRG comes from the exons atgccttgcgcattccaggacctcgttttcctgctgcaggagcacgtcgtgctggtgttcaaaattttgcaactccattacgacgacccacataaggtgcggtttgaggaccgccggcgtcgccatctgaaccgccgtctgacagccacgatgaagcgcttgtcgggcgtgcacgttctcaatcacgag catcgtttcctggatgcttctggcgagccgatgctgtccttgtttgccgcagaccggggcatcgaccagatgtcaaagattatcgtcgcggccctcgtcaagatctacggaccagggatagcgtcggcttcaagggcaagaccaggagaggtgtacgtcgtgcaccggtgtcgtcggtgcggagccaaagggcacaagacggaccactgctgggcctactgctcaccgcgccgccacgccgctgcaggtcgcggttga